Proteins co-encoded in one Scomber scombrus chromosome 14, fScoSco1.1, whole genome shotgun sequence genomic window:
- the orai2 gene encoding protein orai-2, with protein sequence MSSELNVPMGSPAPGVSDRPPDGGGMDYRDWVRRSYLELVSSNHHSVQALSWRKLYLSRAKLKASSRTSALLSGFAMVAMVEVQLEMQYNYPRVLLIAFSVCTTVLVAVHLFALLISTCILPNVEAVSNIHNLNSVSESPHERMHHYIELAWGFSTALGILLFLAEVVLLCWIKFLPVDAKKPDPAATPAPAQNSGWQAALASTIIMVPVGVIFVVFTIHFYRSLVRHKTERHHQEIEELHKIKVQLDGQERGFQSV encoded by the exons ATGAGCAGTGAGCTGAATGTACCAATGGGCTCGCCGGCTCCAGGTGTGTCGGATCGGCCTCCGGACGGCGGAGGGATGGACTACAGGGACTGGGTGCGGCGTAGTTACCTGGAACTGGTCAGCTCCAACCACCACTCGGTGCAGGCGCTGTCTTGGAGGAAACTCTACCTGAGTCGGGCCAAGCTGAAGGCCTCCAGCAGGACCTCGGCCCTGCTGTCCGGCTTCGCTATG GTGGCGATGGTGGAGGTGCAGCTGGAGATGCAGTACAACTACCCCCGCGTGCTCCTCATCGCCTTCAGCGTGTGCACCACGGTGCTGGTGGCGGTGCATCTCTTCGCCCTGCTGATCAGCACCTGCATCCTGCCCAACGTGGAGGCGGTCAGCAACATCCACAACCTCAACTCCGTCAGTGAGTCGCCCCACGAGCGAATGCACCACTACATCGAGCTGGCGTGGGGCTTCTCCACCGCTTTGGGCATCCTGCTGTTCTTAGCCGAGGTGGTTCTCCTCTGCTGGATCAAGTTCCTGCCTGTAGACGCCAAAAAACCAGATCCTGCCGCTACGCCAGCACCGGCGCAGAACAGCGGCTGGCAGGCTGCGCTGGCCTCCACCATCATCATGGTGCCGGTCGGGGTGATTTTCGTGGTGTTCACCATTCACTTCTACCGCTCTCTGGTGCGCCACAAGACGGAGCGCCACCACCAGGAGATTGAGGAACTGCACAAGATTAAAGTGCAGCTGGACGGCCAAGAGAGAGGCTTCCAGTCTGTGTGA